One Nodosilinea sp. FACHB-141 DNA segment encodes these proteins:
- a CDS encoding MFS transporter, with the protein MDLEPPSLRLLITMNLGFWGVQIGNGLQTAHASAVFESLGAEASQLPLLWLGAPLMGLLAQPIVGELSDRTVSRWGKRQPYFLGGAVIGAAMLLAMPLATSLIQAVALYWVLQLALNVSVAPSRPFVGDLLSPAHRTLGYSLQGFCIGLGTICAAGLPWILEHVFQLEPVSHMGIPDVIRGAYWVGAAVCLVGSVATFLAVDEPAPQAAAFAEELVEEERPPMLGAIAEAMAELPPMMRQLAAVQALSWAGIYCIFLYLPNAIALNVLASPDRSLTSYSHNVEWAGLCTAFYNLVCLGVSWVIPSLSQRWGRVMVHACCLMAGSVGLLSLLLVHSRYPVLLSMVGLGIAWASILAIPYSLLMDDLAEGQSGVYMGIFNGFITLPQIAMSLGFGWVMKTLLQDNRLWALALGGILLGLAALLMLRVTEPVRTAENEAVSALAPVTK; encoded by the coding sequence ATGGACCTTGAGCCCCCCAGTCTACGTCTGCTGATCACCATGAATCTGGGTTTTTGGGGGGTGCAGATTGGCAACGGTTTGCAAACCGCCCATGCCAGCGCCGTTTTTGAGAGCCTGGGGGCCGAGGCCAGTCAGTTGCCACTGCTGTGGCTGGGGGCACCGCTAATGGGCCTGCTGGCCCAGCCAATTGTCGGAGAACTCAGCGATCGCACTGTCAGCCGCTGGGGCAAGCGGCAGCCCTATTTCTTAGGCGGTGCCGTGATTGGGGCGGCGATGCTGCTGGCGATGCCCCTGGCCACCAGTTTGATTCAGGCGGTGGCGCTGTACTGGGTGTTGCAGCTCGCCCTCAACGTCAGCGTTGCTCCCAGTCGCCCCTTTGTGGGCGATTTGCTTTCACCGGCCCATCGCACCCTAGGTTACTCGCTACAGGGGTTTTGCATCGGCCTCGGCACCATCTGCGCGGCGGGGCTGCCCTGGATTCTAGAGCACGTGTTTCAGCTAGAACCAGTCTCCCACATGGGCATTCCAGACGTGATTCGGGGGGCCTACTGGGTGGGGGCAGCCGTCTGCTTGGTGGGTTCCGTGGCCACCTTTTTGGCCGTGGATGAACCAGCCCCCCAAGCTGCTGCTTTTGCTGAGGAGTTGGTTGAGGAGGAGCGCCCGCCAATGCTAGGGGCGATCGCTGAGGCAATGGCAGAACTGCCCCCGATGATGCGGCAGCTAGCGGCGGTGCAGGCTCTGAGCTGGGCCGGCATCTATTGCATTTTTTTGTATCTGCCCAATGCGATCGCCCTCAACGTTTTGGCCAGCCCCGATCGCTCCCTGACCAGCTACTCCCACAACGTAGAATGGGCTGGCCTTTGTACGGCCTTCTATAACCTGGTCTGCCTGGGGGTGTCGTGGGTCATCCCCTCCCTGAGCCAGCGCTGGGGACGGGTAATGGTGCATGCCTGCTGCCTGATGGCGGGCTCGGTGGGGCTGCTGTCGCTGCTGCTGGTGCACAGCCGCTACCCGGTGCTGCTTTCGATGGTCGGGCTGGGCATCGCTTGGGCCAGCATCCTGGCCATTCCTTACTCGCTGCTGATGGATGACCTGGCGGAGGGCCAAAGCGGAGTTTATATGGGGATTTTCAATGGCTTTATCACGCTGCCTCAGATCGCCATGTCCCTGGGGTTTGGCTGGGTGATGAAGACCCTGCTGCAAGACAATCGCCTGTGGGCTCTCGCTTTGGGAGGCATCTTGCTAGGGCTGGCGGCGCTGCTGATGCTGCGTGTGACAGAACCCGTTAGAACAGCTGAAAACGAAGCGGTCAGCGCCTTGGCCCCAGTGACAAAATAG
- a CDS encoding AtpZ/AtpI family protein, translated as MKNNARQPNPSNLSVRAQNSSMPTFVMRVSLSLLGLPLGGYILGSLVDRQLQGEISWAIAAALLGLTAGLINLWMWMKRPAPEADVSSTRL; from the coding sequence ATGAAAAACAATGCCCGTCAGCCCAACCCCTCCAACCTATCGGTGAGGGCCCAAAACAGTAGCATGCCTACTTTTGTGATGCGGGTTTCGCTGTCGCTTCTAGGGCTGCCGTTAGGGGGTTACATTCTCGGTAGCTTGGTTGATAGGCAGCTACAAGGGGAAATTTCTTGGGCGATCGCCGCCGCTCTCCTGGGCCTAACCGCAGGGCTAATTAACCTCTGGATGTGGATGAAACGCCCTGCACCCGAGGCTGACGTTTCCTCTACGCGGCTCTAG
- a CDS encoding DUF3177 family protein, with protein sequence MLEPSLLRALVWTDYRLAVLFTVFLPLVLLLWAFVQKNESIQHLLTIYWRVASLLMITVYLMIGGFNISFLSGLMARILIPVGLWFWVDLNEEIREQPDSLLKLLFSAWRWAITIYNIIGGAIVLGFLPCAFSNARFGAADCQTWLEPPLLYKEYFHAGYTNGFLGFFGILGLVIYMASLAWFVFVRLGKQGRQAIN encoded by the coding sequence ATGTTAGAACCCTCGTTGCTGCGCGCCCTAGTCTGGACGGACTATCGACTGGCGGTTTTATTCACCGTATTTTTGCCCCTAGTGCTGCTGCTCTGGGCCTTTGTGCAAAAGAACGAATCCATTCAGCACCTGCTCACCATTTATTGGAGGGTGGCAAGCCTGCTGATGATCACCGTCTATCTAATGATTGGCGGCTTTAACATCAGCTTTTTGTCGGGGCTGATGGCGCGCATCCTGATTCCGGTGGGGCTGTGGTTTTGGGTCGACCTCAATGAAGAGATTCGCGAGCAGCCCGATTCGCTGCTCAAGCTGCTGTTTAGCGCTTGGCGTTGGGCAATCACCATTTACAACATCATTGGCGGGGCGATCGTGCTTGGCTTTTTGCCCTGTGCCTTTTCCAACGCCCGCTTCGGCGCGGCCGACTGTCAAACCTGGCTAGAGCCGCCGCTGCTCTACAAAGAATATTTCCACGCGGGCTATACCAACGGTTTCCTGGGGTTCTTCGGCATTCTAGGGCTGGTCATTTATATGGCGTCTTTGGCCTGGTTTGTGTTTGTGCGCCTGGGCAAGCAGGGCCGCCAAGCGATTAACTAA